From one Misgurnus anguillicaudatus chromosome 2, ASM2758022v2, whole genome shotgun sequence genomic stretch:
- the thpo gene encoding thrombopoietin isoform X1, producing the protein MDLSRVLAMVLSMVASQMSHVHTKPLDFVCNMDARRVMNKVKDFEEKMVDCSTVASLPSSIQLPCIRIHKATWEKKSVHERRAEILLSLGTLAQDVHTARTLSQPGCGLTLLERLEHSINNYLHILKLLHNEQGELVQPQANSCLGQDSKDLGLVLKHFGRLLTGKLEWLIAEMAKGC; encoded by the exons ATGGATTTAAGTA GAGTGCTGGCAATGGTGTTGAGCATGGTTGCCTCTCAGATGTCCCATGTGCACACTAAACCATTGGATTTTGTGTGCAATATGGATGCCAGAAGAGTAATGAACAAGGTGAAGGACTTTGAAGAGAAAATG GTAGACTGCAGCACTGTAGCATCTCTACCTTCTTCTATTCAATTACCATGCATTAGGATTCACAAAGCAACCTGGGAGAAAAAATCA GTGCATGAGCGGAGGGCTGAGATCCTGCTGTCTTTGGGGACTCTAGCACAGGACGTGCACACTGCCAGGACACTAAGCCAACCTGGCTGTGGGCTTACTCTGCTGGAGCGCTTGGAACATAGTATCAACAACTACCTGCATATATTGAAACTACTCCACAATGAG CAGGGGGAGCTAGTACAGCCCCAGGCAAATAGCTGTCTGGGTCAGGACTCTAAGGATTTGGGTCTGGTCTTGAAGCACTTTGGACGTCTGCTCACAGGCAAGCTGGAATGGCTCATTGCAGAGATGGCAAAGGGGTGCTAG
- the thpo gene encoding thrombopoietin isoform X2 encodes MVLSMVASQMSHVHTKPLDFVCNMDARRVMNKVKDFEEKMVDCSTVASLPSSIQLPCIRIHKATWEKKSVHERRAEILLSLGTLAQDVHTARTLSQPGCGLTLLERLEHSINNYLHILKLLHNEQGELVQPQANSCLGQDSKDLGLVLKHFGRLLTGKLEWLIAEMAKGC; translated from the exons ATGGTGTTGAGCATGGTTGCCTCTCAGATGTCCCATGTGCACACTAAACCATTGGATTTTGTGTGCAATATGGATGCCAGAAGAGTAATGAACAAGGTGAAGGACTTTGAAGAGAAAATG GTAGACTGCAGCACTGTAGCATCTCTACCTTCTTCTATTCAATTACCATGCATTAGGATTCACAAAGCAACCTGGGAGAAAAAATCA GTGCATGAGCGGAGGGCTGAGATCCTGCTGTCTTTGGGGACTCTAGCACAGGACGTGCACACTGCCAGGACACTAAGCCAACCTGGCTGTGGGCTTACTCTGCTGGAGCGCTTGGAACATAGTATCAACAACTACCTGCATATATTGAAACTACTCCACAATGAG CAGGGGGAGCTAGTACAGCCCCAGGCAAATAGCTGTCTGGGTCAGGACTCTAAGGATTTGGGTCTGGTCTTGAAGCACTTTGGACGTCTGCTCACAGGCAAGCTGGAATGGCTCATTGCAGAGATGGCAAAGGGGTGCTAG